Genomic window (Paenibacillus sp. PK3_47):
ACAAGTCCTATAAGGATTATGTGGCAAAAGGGGCCGGAACAGCATACGCCAAAGCTCTGGCAACGGCGCTGATCTGGTTCCTTGCCCTTGGTTTTTATGCCAAGGCAACCGCTCTGCTGGGGCCGCTGGGCGCTGTGGTGGGCTGGCTTATTTTTAACGGGCTGGCTTTAATCATCAGCAACGCCTGGGGTCTGAAGGACGGCGAATGGAAGGGGTTTGCGGCACCCAAAAAGCTGCTGCTCCGGGGAAATGCCATCCTGATTCTTTCCTGGATCGTGGTCGGGATAGCGAACAGTATGGCTTAGCGGTTATGCTGCTGCCGTTCCTGCGGTTAGCAGGCTCTCCGGCGGAATAAGTATAATTCGAGGCAATGAGCTTAGTGGATTTTCTCCACCTAATCTTGTCCTTATGCATTATTTATGAGCTTTAAATGGAAATCCTCCAGCTATTCACGCGGATAATGCTCTTTTGAGACTCATCCAGTACATTTAAGTGGAGTTTTTCCAATAAGTATTGGTTTACCGGTAATTATAAAAGATTTAGATGGAGAAATTCCACTTCCATACTGCAATATTCTTTAAAGTGAATATAAAGACGACAGGCGGAGCAGGTACTCCGGCCTGTTTTTTTACATCTGAAAAAGGTCATTTAATTAAAATTTAATTCAAAATTCGACTAATGTGATGAATTTCATTGAAACTCGGTATTTATCTTCACTGTTATACGACATAAACCGATATTACCAATAAGCACAAAAAACAGTGTTTTGGTGGGGATGAATCTTTTATAGGGAAGGTTGCTGAGTAAAATGAAGATTCGTATGAAATTAACGGTTTGGATGATTGCCATTACACTGTTGTCTACTGGATTATTGGGGATTTTTACGTACAGCAAGTCGACCGGCACCATACTGGATCTGACGGAATCAGCCATGCGGCAGGTCAATACCAACAAAGCGGAAACGATAGCAGCCATGATCGACAAAGAAAAGCGCAGCATGGCCCTGGTCGCCGAACAGACAGAAATAATTGAGCTGCTGCAGAATAACACCATTAACAAGGAACTTCAGACAAGTATAAATACCAGACTGCAGAAAATGGTGGAGGATGCGGGGAATCTGGAACATATATTTGTTGTTGATATGAACGGTATCGCGGTTGCCGATAGTGACACCAGGCTGATTGGAACGGATTTCAGTGAACGGAACTATACGATTGAAGCCATTAAAACGGGGGAGCCGGTGATCAGCGAAACGCTGAAGTCCAAGTCAACCGGTGCCTACGTTCTGGCTTTTGTGCATCCGGTTAAAGTAAACGGGGAAATGATCGGCTTCGCAGCTTCGGCAGTCAATGCTAACAGTATTATCAAGTACTTGTCGACTGCAAAAGTAACAAATGCCCCCTCTTCCTATGCGTACCTTGTAGACGAGACTGGCAATATGCTGTATCACCCTGACGAAGCGAAGATCGGATTGCCTGTAGAGAATGAGCAGATTACTGCAGTGGTCGAGCGGGTGAAAGCCGGGGAGAAGGTGGAAGATGGAGACGTGCAGTACCTGTTTGGGGGGGCGGAGAAAAAAGCCGCGTACACCGTCCTGCCGGAGACCAGCTGGACACTGGTGCTGACGGGAGATGTCGGCGAAATCATGCGGCCGGTGGATAACATGACTAATTTTATTATCCTGCTTGGACTGGGCTGCCTGCTGCTGACTGTACTCATTGGAGCTGTTGTAGCCGGCCGGATATCTTCTCCCATTGTTAAGCTGACAGAGATGATTAACCGGACCGCTGAGCTGGATCTCAAATATGATGCTAAATACGAGCCGCTGCTGAAGAATAAGGATGAGACAGGGATGATTGCCAAAGCCATGTTCCATACCCGCGCTGTGCTGCGCGAAATGGCCGGAAGCCTGATTCATATCTCCTCCAAAGTACTGGATAATGCCGAGACGCTGGAGAAGCTTTCGGTTGATGTGAGAGAGAATGCCCATGATAATTCGGCCACAGCAGAGGAGCTGGCAGCCGGTATGGAGGAGACCGCCGCTTCCAGCCAGGAAATGACGGCAGCTATCCACGAGATTGAGAGCAATGTCAGCATGATTTCCGGCCGGGTCAAGGAAGGATCGGAGGTGTCCGGGCAGATTACGGTGCGGGCCCTGACGCTTCAGCATGATGCCAGGGAGTCGATGGATCAGGCCCAGCGTATTTATGAATCGGTAAGGGCAGACATGGAGAAGGCTATCGAACAGTCTGGTGCGATTCAGGATATCAATATACTGGCCGATACGATTCTCTCCATTACAAGCCAGACCAATCTGCTGGCGCTGAATGCGGCGATTGAAGCTGCCCGGGCAGGGGAAGCAGGCCGGGGATTCGCGGTCGTGGCGGGTGAAATCCGCAAGCTGGCTGAGAAATCCTCCGAGACAGCTGCGGGAATACAGGATGTCGTCAAGAACGTCTACTCCTCAGTGGAGCAGATGAAGGATAATTCCGAAGCGATTCTGACGTTCATCGATCATAATGTACTGAAAGATTATGAGCGGCTGGCGGAAGTAAGCGAGCAGTACAACAGGGATGCTTCCACGATTGACGAGCTGATGAACCAGTTCGGAGAAGCTGCCGGGCATCTCAATGAGACGGTATCGGGCATCGCGGTTGCGGTGAATGAAGTAGCTGCGACGGTCAATGAAGGGGCGATCGGTGTGCAGGATATTGCCGAGAAGACTGCCGATATTGTGGAGAAAAGCTTTGATGAGGCCGCCATGGCCGATGAAAACACACAAAGTGCCAGGGAACTGCAGGCGCTGGTGGAAAAATTCAAAATATAAAGACATGTTAATAGAATCTTTAGCCCTATTTCAGCTTCTTTTAAGCTTGGGGAAGTATAGTAGTGGCATATCCCCTTTGTTATATAGATTTGACCCTGCCGGACGCTGGCAGGGTTCTTTTTTTGCCTGCTGACATCTTCTGTTATTAATTCCCCGGCGTTGTGGTTATAGGTTGATAGGATCACTCTTTTTTGGACCATACTATATATCATAACCAGCAGATGACCGAGGAGGGGCAAATGATCAGGATTATGAATATAACGGACGCGGAGAGGGCGGAAATGGAGAAATCGGGACAGCTGCGTATGCTCCGGGAGAGCTTTTTGCTGCAGCTGGTGAGCGAGGCGTGGTGCAGCCAGGAGGCGGTAAAAGATCGGCTCTGCCAGCTCAAGCTGACCCCTCTTGCCAAAGAGGGTGTAAAGCTGCGGTATGCGGCGGTACAGCTGGAGCTCCCGGGTGACTGCAACGGCTTAAGGAGCGGAATGCAGGTCCGGCTCCAAACGGAATTTCAGAACTTATGCCGTGAATCGGCGGACAGCCACAAGCATGTCTATCCGTTCTGCGATGCAGTTAGCCCGCGGCTGATGCATTTTCTGATTTTGTCAAAAGAGGGCATGGACAAGCCTGATCGCTGGATTACAGAGCTGCAGCATCATATTGAAAACGTGCTCAAACTGAGAAGTACAGCTGCAGAAGGTGTGGAAGTAAAGGGTCTGAAACGGATGAAGAGGGCCTTTGCCTGCTGCATGCTCTCCTTATACCGCAACGCGGTACCTATCAGGGGCGGAATGGCAGAGAACGGGGCCAGTCTAAAGCTGTCCGGGATTCCGGCTGAACTGGAACGCAGTCTTGTCCGGAGCCTGGAAGCACCCGATCCAAGTGTCTTTAGACGGAAGCTGGATGAGCTTATGGCGTTAAGTGAAAAGGAGGCCGGGCCGCTTGATGCCGCACTTTACCATGCCATGCAGCTTCTGCTGAACTTCACGGCCATCTCTGCCAAATACGAGTACGGCGGTTCTGCGCTATCGAAATATTTGTGGAACAGCCGGACTTCCCTCGCCGCCTGCACATCCCGCACAGAACTGACCAGCCAGCTGCTGAAGCTGGGTGAGCTTGTTATGGAAGAGGCTGAACAGGCGCGGCACTCCGGGGGAAGGCATTTTGCAGAGGCAGTGCGTAAATATATAGACCGGAACTACGGCTGTGAGCTGTCGTTATCTTCGGTTGCAGCGGTGTATGGTGTGGACGAAGCCGGATTGTCCCGGCAGTTCAAACAGCATGTGGGGGTATCCCCTGGTGATTATATCACCCGGATCCGAATGGCCAAAGCGGAGCAGCTGCTGCAGGAGTGTGCCTTGAAGCTGCACAGCCTGTCAGCTCTGGTGGGCTGCTCCAGCATAAGCCATTTTGTCAGCTCATTCAAAAAATACAGCGGAAAAAGCCCCAAAGCATACCGGCAGCAGGTTCTGAAGAACCGCTGACATGCCTGGATGTAACGCTGCCGGCAACTTAGCAGTCTGGGCCGGCTCCCGTCCCGGCTTTACCTGCCTCTTGGAAGCTCAAAAGCATTTACCAGCTTCTCGAATCCAAGACGGGGATAGTACTCCATCGCCCCCGGCGCTGACAACAGCAGCAGATTCACTTCTTCTCCCAAATGGGTGCGGAGGGTTCGGATCAGCTCCTTGCCGATGCCCTGGTGCTGGTAATCTTGGCGCACGGCAAGGTCCGATAGATAACAGCTGAGAGAAAAGTCTGTAATGGCCCGGGCCAGGCCTACCGGACGATCACCGTCCCAGGCGGTGACCAGGATGTCAGCATGCTGCAGCATTCTGCCGATCCGGTCCAGATCATCCACCGGCCTTCTCAGGCCGGCATCGGTAAAAATGTCTGCTGCAGCTGCAGCATCAAGCGGATGATTAACAGTATAGCTGATAGTCATAACGGCACACTCCTGCATTTCATAGTTTTAGCTCATTATGCCGAAGGCACAGGCCAGGGAACAGGTCCAATTTGCGGAATTTCAGCTGGTCCATGGGTCCATTTGCCTATGACCAGCAGGGCTTCCTCCAGCGGAACCACCTCTTCAGTTTGCAGCAGCATGTCCTTAAGCCGAACATTCCCGGACTCAGCCTCGCTGTCTCCGATCAGAATCACAAACCGTGTTCCCTTTGCAGAAGCGGAGGCCAGCGTTTTTTTGAGCTTGCGGCCGCTGCTGTCCACAGAGACCCGGATTCCCTCAGAGCGGAGTGCGGATGCGGCAAGCAAAGCCTGCGGCAGATTGGCGCCAATGGGAACAATCAGTACGCGGCCGTCTTTTGGCTCACTGTTCTGACGCTCCCCCAGCAGTGCCATGATGGATTCCATCCCGAATGAGATTCCGGCAGTAGGATACTCCATATCCTCACGTCCCAAAAGTTTCCCGACGATCGCATCATACCGTCCTCCGCTTCCGAGGCTGGAAGTGTAAGAACCGCTGGCATCGAAAATTTCATATACCGTTCCGGTATAAAAAGACAGCCCACGTGACAAAAACGGGTCAAACCGGCAGGTCTCTGCAAGGCCGATGTCTGCAAGCAGCTGCTGCAAGGCGAGAACTTCTTCTGCACCGGGCTGGCCTGACAGGCTGAACCGCTCCGCTAACTCCGGAAAGCCGGGCTCCTTCAGCTCCAGCAGATTTGAAATTACGTTCACCGCTTCCGGTGTGAAATGTTTGCTTTCCAGCTCTGCCAGCACCCCGGCCCGGCCGATTTTGGCCAGCTTGTCGAGGGTCAGCATGACAGAGAGGTGTTCCTGCGGCGCTATCCCTGCCGACTGGAGAACTTCACCGAGAAAACGGCGGTTATTCCATTGGATTACCACCGGGATATCCAGTCTGCGGAAGACATCCGCCGCAAGCATCATCAGCTCCGCTTCGGCCTGCGGGCCGGATACGCCAACGATGTCAGCGTCGCACTGCAGAAATTCGCGCAGCCGGCCTTTTTTGACCGGGCCGTCGCGGAACACCTTGCCGATCTCATAACGCCTGTAGGGAAGCTCCATACCCGGATTGAGGGCAATGACCTTGGAGAAGGGAATCGTCAGATCATAGCGGAGACCCAGCCTGCGTCCGCCCTGATCGGTGAGCTGGTACATTTCTTTTACAATCTCATCGCCGCCGGCGTATTTTGAAGTCAGCAAATCAAGCTCGTTCAGCAGCGTGGTATCCATGGATTCAAAGTCATACAGCTCAAACTGTCCGCGCAGCACCGCCTGCACCTTTTGCCGTACCGCCTGTGTTTTTCCGAAATAATCATAGGTTCCTTTGACGTTCTGTAATTCCTGCATGTTCAGCAGCTCCTTAATGTTAAATTTGGCGGAAATAAAATATCCCCACAAAGTGACGTTTAGCTTCGGGGCTTATTCAGGTACTTTGCGGGGGCCCCGAATCTAAACTTTCGGATACAATAAAAAAACGCGCCGGACCTCTTGGTCCTGCGCGTTTCATATGCCGCAGGGAGGCCGAACGCGAAATGCGTTAGCCCTCCCTGATAAATGATCAGGAGTGCTAACGCTGCTTGTGATAATAAAACTGATTCTGTATGATGGTAATGCTGTTCACGAGAATCATTTCCCTTCGGGCTGGATTACAGCACATTATAGCGGACCGAATGAAGTCCTGCAAGCAGAAATATGGAACACAGGAGGTATAATGAATGAATACAGCACAAATTATAACCGAAGCTGAGGCTTTTGCCCGGTCGGAGCTGGGGCAGGATACCACAGGGCATGACTGGTGGCATACAGAACGTGTACGCAACACGGCGGCGCTGATCGCGCAGATGGAGGGTGCGGATGCTTTTATATGTACAGCCGCCGCACTGCTGCATGATGTCGCCGATGAGAAGCTGAACCCGTCCAAAGCGGAGGGAATGCGCAAGGTACATAACTGGCTTGCCGAGCGGATCGAAGACGAAGCTCAGCTCACACATATCATGCAAATTATTGATACGATGTCCTTCAGCGGCGGCGGAGGGGAACCTATGGCCACATTGGAGGGGCGGTGTGTGCAGGATGCTGACCGGCTGGATGCGCTCGGAGCGATAGGCATTGCCAGAACGATGGTTTTTTCGGGAGCCAAGGGGCGTCCGGTGTATGATCCGGAAATCCCGCCGCGCGATGAGACATTGAAGCAGGAATACCGTGACTACTCCAAAGGGACAGCGGTGAATCATTTTTATGAGAAGCTGCTGAAGCTCAAGGACCTGATGAACACAGGCTACGGGCGAAGGCTGGCGGAGGAGCGGCATGATTTTATGGTGCAGTATCTGGAGCAGTTTTACCGGGAATGGAACCAGGGCGCCATATAACTGTTATAATGGGACCGTGCACAGAAGGAAGGGAGGCGGAACTTTCGCTTTCCCTGGACAAACGCATAGAAGAGGTTGAAGCATATGAGTGAATTGCAGTTTAGAGATTATGCGTTACAAGAGGAGATTATCCGTGCGCTGGACCTTTTGAACTATACAAAGCCTACAGAGGTGCAGAGCAAAGTCATTCCGGCAGCGCTGAAAGGCAAGGATCTGATCGTCAAATCACAGACAGGCAGCGGCAAAACAGCGGCGTTTGCGATTCCGCTCTGCGAGCTGGCGGACTGGGAGGAGAACAAGCCGCAGGCGCTGGTGCTGACACCCACCCGTGAGCTGGCTGCGCAGATCAAAGAGGATGTAACCAACATCGGGCGGTTCAAACGGATCAAGGCGGTTGCCCTGTTCGGCAAGCAGCCCTTTGCCCCGCAAAAAATCGAGCTGTCGCAAAAAACACATATCGTCGTCGGCACACCGGGACGTGTTTTTGACCATATTGAGCGCGGCACGCTGCCGCTGGGCAAGATCAGAACGCTTGTTATCGACGAAGCGGATGAAATGCTCAGCATGGGCTTTATTGAACAGATTGAGCAGATTATCCAAAAGCTTCCGGCGGAGCGTGTAACGATGCTCTTTTCGGCTACATTGCCTGAGGCTGTCAGGAAGCTGTGCCGCGGATATATGAGTGAGCCGGAGGAGATCGAGATTGCAGCGGGCGGTCTTACGACAGCGACGATTGAGCATGGACTTCTTGAAGTGAAACAAGCCGGCAAGTTTGCGCTTCTCTGCGATTTGCTCACAGTGGAGAATCCGGACAGCTGTATTATCTTTTGCCGCACCCAGGATCAGGTGAATGCGCTGTTCCGCGGTATGGCCGATCTGGACTATCCGGTGGACAAAATTCACGGCGGTATGGTGCAGGACGAACGGTTCGAGGTGATGAATGCCTTCAAGCGGGGGCAGTTCCGTTATCTGATTGCGACGGATGTGGCTGCCAGAGGCATTGATATCGAGAACATTACCCATGTCATTAACTACGATATCCCGATGGAAAAAGAGAGCTACGTCCACCGCACCGGCCGCACTGCCCGCGCAGGCAAAAGCGGTAAAGCGATCACCTTTGTTACGCCTAACGAGCACAAATGGGTTGCGGAGATTGAGGACTATATCGGCTTCAGCATCCCGGTGACAGAAGCGCCTGCAGCGGAAGCGGTAGAGCTTGCTGCTCCGGCCTTTGCACAGAAGCTGGGCATACAGCCGGTCCGCAAAAAAGACAGAACCGAAATAATGAACCAGAACATTACGAAGCTGTATTTTAACGGCGGAAAGAAAAAGAAGCTGCGGGCCGTCGATTTCGTCGGCACCATTGCGAAGCTGGAGGGTGTCACGGCTGAGGATATCGGAATCATTACCATCCAGGATAATGTGACCTACGTCGATATCTTGAACGGCAAGGGGCCGCACGTGCTGCGGGCGATGAAGGACACCACGGTGAAAGGCAAGCTGCTTAAGGTTCATATCGCGAAAAAATAGAAGGTTGTTAAGCTGTCTTCCCGGCCGGCCGGCTGGTGAAGGCGGCTTTTTGTCGTCCGGGAGAGCTGTTGTGCCACCAAGGTTACCTAATAAAATAACACCACCCAAGTAACTTAATAAAGTAACCCAACCAAGCAACTCCACCAAAGTAACTCTAACAAGTAACCAGTAATCCAACCCAGTAACCAACCCAAGTAACCAACCCAAGTAACCCAACCCAGTAACCCGACCCAAGTAACCCGACCCAGTAACCCGGCCTAGTAACCCGACCCAAGTAACCCGACCCAGAACCCAACCAAGCAACGACGCCCCGCCCCCGCCGTACACCCAAGTTAAGCCACCACGTCACTCCAAGTAACTATATTATTGGCTAACGGACAGGAGATCCGTTATTCAGCTATAAATTGCAGATTGCACAGGTTAACGGACCCCACGGGCGTTATTTCTGCGAAAAGAGGTTAGTTTTAGAAGAATTACGGCCAATAACGGAACGACGGTCCGTTAGAATGAGAAAAGGCTTCTTTTGGCGCGAATAACGGAACTGTGGTCCGTTAGCCAAACCAAACTGCAGCAGCAACTCAACTAACCCAGCCCAACCCAACCCAACCCAACCCAACCCAACCCAACCCAACCCAACCCAACCCAACCCAAGCAACATAACCCAACCCAACCCCCGCCCCCGCCGTACACCCAAGTAAAGTCACCACGCCATTCCAAGTAACTATATTATTGGCTAACGGACAGGAGATCCGTTATTCAGCCAAAAATTGCAGTTTGCCCAGGCTAACAGACCGCACGGGCGTTATTTCTGCAAAAAAAGGTTAGTTTTAGAAGAATTACGGCCAATAACGGAATGACGGTCCGTTAGAATGTGAAAAGGCTTCTTTTGGCGCGAATAACGGAACTGTGGTCCGTTAACCAAAGCTGCCTCAAGCAAAGCTACCCAAAAACCCTTCAAACCACGCCACCTCCACCCGCCAATGCCACCCACGCCACCCCACACACTAATGCCCATCATCCCAACCCCATCATCCCAATCCCATCACACCGACGCTCCCCTAACACGCCAATGCAAAGCCAGCGCCTTCCCCCGCGCCTACGCACCCCCCAACCCCAAACGCCAAAAACAACCTCCCGCCACAAGCCCATAGGCTGTAACGGGAGGTTGTTATCCTTCCAGTAACTTTAATTAGCGTTATATTGAGCCTGGTACAGCCGGCTGTAAGTGCCTCCGGCATGAACCAGCTCCACGTGGCGGCCTTCCTCCGAGATGCCGTCTTCGTTCACGACAATAATCCGGTCGGCATTTTTGATCGTTGTAAGACGGTGGGCGATAACCAGTGTGGTCCGGCCGACGGAGAGCTCGGCCAGCGACTGCTGGATCGCTGCTTCGGTCTCGGTATCCAGTGCGGAGGTTGCTTCATCCAGGATCAGGATCGGCGGATTCTTCAGGAACATTCTGGCGATGGCCAGACGCTGCTTTTGCCCGCCGGAGAGCTTGACGCCGCGTTCGCCGATGACGGTTTCAAGGCCTTCCGGAAGCCCTAGAATCAGCTCCTCCAGATGAGCTCGTCTGGCCGCTTCCCAAATTTCAGGCAGCTCCGCATCCAGCTTGCCGTAAGCGATATTCTCCCGGATTGTGCCGGAGAACAGGAAAACATCCTGCTGCACAATTCCGATCTGCTTGCGCAGCGCATTCAGCTTCATGTCCCGGATATCCGTACCGTCGATCGAAATGCCTCCGCCTGTCACCTCATAGAAGCGCGGCAGCAGGCTGCAGATCGTTGTTTTACCGGCACCGGATGGGCCGACGAACGCGATGGTTTCACCGGCGCCGACCTTGAGATTGATGTTCTTCAGCACAGGACGCTCTGCATCATAGCCGAAGCTTACATTGTTAAATGTGATATCCCCGCGCAGTGAGCTTACATCTACAGCATCCGGTTTGTCGGCAATATCCGGCTCCGTGTCGATGATCTCCAGATAACGTTTGAACCCCGCGATACCCTTCGGATAGCTCTCGATAACGGCATTGATTTTTTCAATCGGCCGGAAAAAGATATTGGACAACAGAATGAACGCAACAAATTCGCCGATTTCAAGTTCCCCTTTAATGAAGAACCAGGCACCGCAGACCATTACGACGATGGTGATGAGGCGTGTCATCATATAGCTGACGGAGAAACTGACAGCCATCAGTTTATAAGCTCTGAGCTTGGTTTGCCGGAACATTTGGTTGTCGACTGCAAACAGCTTTTTCTCATGCTCTTCATTAGCAAAAGATTGCACCACACGGATACCGCCGACATTGTCCTCGATCCGGGCGTTGAAGTTACCTACATTGCTGAACAGGCGGTGGTAGGTAGAGGTCATATTGCGGCCGAAGTGAATGATCACCCAGGCCATCAGCGGCACGATAATAAAAGTAATAACCGCCAGCTGCAAATTAATATCAGCCATCAGGACAAAAGCCCCGACAAGCGTCATAACGGCGATAAATACATCCTCCGGACCATGATGCGCCACTTCGCCGATATCATTGAGGTCATTGGTGATGCGCCCGAGCAGGTGACCGGTTTTGTTGTTATCAAAAAAGCGGAAAGAGAGCTTCTGGATATGATCGAACATCTTTTTGCGCATATCCGTTTCAATATTGATCCCCAGCATATGCCCCCAGTAGGTAACGATATAATTCATAGCCGCATTCAGGGCGTAAATGGCCAGGAGGGCGATACAGGCAATCAGGATAAGCGGCCAGTCCTGTCCGGGGAGCAGCTCATCAATGAATTTATTCACGGCAACCGGGAAGGCAAGCTCCAGCAGACCGGCTCCTACCGCACAGGTGAAGTCGAGAATAAACAACTTTTTATATGGGCGGTAATAGGAAAAAAAACGACGCAGCATCTCTTGTTCACTCTTTTCTATAGTGTTATGTACTATTCTAGTTGAGATTCATTCTCAACAAACCTTATGCTTAGGATACTAAAGAGGGATACCGGATTTGTCAACCGGAGAAAACAGTTTTATCCAATGTTTACTGTGTGTTTTCTTGCCGTTTCACCCAGTCCTGCAGGGCCGCTATGGCATAACTTAGGGGTATACAAGGCAAAGGAGGGGTTCAAATGAGCGAAAATGTTGGAGGCTACGGTGGCAACGTATTTACTTCCACTGGTGCGATCCTGGTTCTGTTCATCCTGCTTGTCATCATCTCTAAATCTCTCTGGGTATAATTTGAATTTGCCCCTGCAGAGAACCGCCGGTCCTTAGGGCTGGCGGTTTATTTATATTTACATGTCGTCGTCCGGATATAAAATCTTGTGCATCATCGCACACATGAGGATATAATGGGATAATGTGCGCCGATATATAACGTCCCGTGTTACATAGTTACAATGAACCGCCTGTTCTCTGGCATGCCTGGTGCTTGGCAGAGAGACAGGCCGCAACCTGGAGGTACTTGTATGAGCTCGAAGCAGCAGGAACAACACATGAAGAAAACCGGTATACCTCTCGGGGGCCGGCAATCCGGCACTATTTTACTGGTAGTAGGCATTATATTTGTAGCAGCAGCGCTCCGGGCACCTTTCACTTCTGTAGGTCCTTTGCTGGAAATGATCCGCGATGATCTGGGGCTGTCCAACACGCTTGCCGGAGCAATTACTACTTTGCCCTTGCTGGCCTTTGCACTGCTGTCCCCGTTCGCGCCGCAGCTTGCCCGGAGATTCGGTCTGGCCAATGTGCTTATGCTGGCCATGCTGACATTATCCATCGGTATTCTAATCCGTTCCGCTTCAGGGACCGTTACTTTATTTGCAGGCACAGCGATGATCGGATTATCCATTGCAGTCTGCAATGTGCTTTTGCCTGGACTGATCAAGGGAAAGTTTCCTGCACGCATCGGCCTGATGACCGGAATGTATACAGTTTCGATGAACTTATGTGCGGCAGCAGCTTCCGGGATCAGTGTTCCTCTGGCCGGAAGCGCAGGGGTTGGGTGGCGGGGGACACTTGCGCTGTGGTTCATCATTGCCGCACTTGCAACGTTATTCTGGATTCCCCAAATGAAAAGCCTGAATCCTGCAGGAGATGCCGGCGGAGCGAGATCTGCCGGGAAAATGTGGCGTTCGCCGCTGGCCTGGCAGGTCACTCTGTTTATGGGCCTGCAATCCCTTCTATATTACGTTCTGATTTCCTGGTTTTCGGTTATTCTGGGTGAACGCGGGATGTCCTCCAGCCATGCGGGCTGGATTCTGTCGTTGATGCAGCTGGCCCAGCTGCCGTTTACCTTTTTT
Coding sequences:
- a CDS encoding methyl-accepting chemotaxis protein produces the protein MKLTVWMIAITLLSTGLLGIFTYSKSTGTILDLTESAMRQVNTNKAETIAAMIDKEKRSMALVAEQTEIIELLQNNTINKELQTSINTRLQKMVEDAGNLEHIFVVDMNGIAVADSDTRLIGTDFSERNYTIEAIKTGEPVISETLKSKSTGAYVLAFVHPVKVNGEMIGFAASAVNANSIIKYLSTAKVTNAPSSYAYLVDETGNMLYHPDEAKIGLPVENEQITAVVERVKAGEKVEDGDVQYLFGGAEKKAAYTVLPETSWTLVLTGDVGEIMRPVDNMTNFIILLGLGCLLLTVLIGAVVAGRISSPIVKLTEMINRTAELDLKYDAKYEPLLKNKDETGMIAKAMFHTRAVLREMAGSLIHISSKVLDNAETLEKLSVDVRENAHDNSATAEELAAGMEETAASSQEMTAAIHEIESNVSMISGRVKEGSEVSGQITVRALTLQHDARESMDQAQRIYESVRADMEKAIEQSGAIQDINILADTILSITSQTNLLALNAAIEAARAGEAGRGFAVVAGEIRKLAEKSSETAAGIQDVVKNVYSSVEQMKDNSEAILTFIDHNVLKDYERLAEVSEQYNRDASTIDELMNQFGEAAGHLNETVSGIAVAVNEVAATVNEGAIGVQDIAEKTADIVEKSFDEAAMADENTQSARELQALVEKFKI
- a CDS encoding AraC family transcriptional regulator, which codes for MIRIMNITDAERAEMEKSGQLRMLRESFLLQLVSEAWCSQEAVKDRLCQLKLTPLAKEGVKLRYAAVQLELPGDCNGLRSGMQVRLQTEFQNLCRESADSHKHVYPFCDAVSPRLMHFLILSKEGMDKPDRWITELQHHIENVLKLRSTAAEGVEVKGLKRMKRAFACCMLSLYRNAVPIRGGMAENGASLKLSGIPAELERSLVRSLEAPDPSVFRRKLDELMALSEKEAGPLDAALYHAMQLLLNFTAISAKYEYGGSALSKYLWNSRTSLAACTSRTELTSQLLKLGELVMEEAEQARHSGGRHFAEAVRKYIDRNYGCELSLSSVAAVYGVDEAGLSRQFKQHVGVSPGDYITRIRMAKAEQLLQECALKLHSLSALVGCSSISHFVSSFKKYSGKSPKAYRQQVLKNR
- a CDS encoding GNAT family N-acetyltransferase, with product MTISYTVNHPLDAAAAADIFTDAGLRRPVDDLDRIGRMLQHADILVTAWDGDRPVGLARAITDFSLSCYLSDLAVRQDYQHQGIGKELIRTLRTHLGEEVNLLLLSAPGAMEYYPRLGFEKLVNAFELPRGR
- a CDS encoding histidine--tRNA ligase, translating into MQELQNVKGTYDYFGKTQAVRQKVQAVLRGQFELYDFESMDTTLLNELDLLTSKYAGGDEIVKEMYQLTDQGGRRLGLRYDLTIPFSKVIALNPGMELPYRRYEIGKVFRDGPVKKGRLREFLQCDADIVGVSGPQAEAELMMLAADVFRRLDIPVVIQWNNRRFLGEVLQSAGIAPQEHLSVMLTLDKLAKIGRAGVLAELESKHFTPEAVNVISNLLELKEPGFPELAERFSLSGQPGAEEVLALQQLLADIGLAETCRFDPFLSRGLSFYTGTVYEIFDASGSYTSSLGSGGRYDAIVGKLLGREDMEYPTAGISFGMESIMALLGERQNSEPKDGRVLIVPIGANLPQALLAASALRSEGIRVSVDSSGRKLKKTLASASAKGTRFVILIGDSEAESGNVRLKDMLLQTEEVVPLEEALLVIGKWTHGPAEIPQIGPVPWPVPSA
- a CDS encoding HD domain-containing protein; translation: MNTAQIITEAEAFARSELGQDTTGHDWWHTERVRNTAALIAQMEGADAFICTAAALLHDVADEKLNPSKAEGMRKVHNWLAERIEDEAQLTHIMQIIDTMSFSGGGGEPMATLEGRCVQDADRLDALGAIGIARTMVFSGAKGRPVYDPEIPPRDETLKQEYRDYSKGTAVNHFYEKLLKLKDLMNTGYGRRLAEERHDFMVQYLEQFYREWNQGAI
- a CDS encoding DEAD/DEAH box helicase, which produces MSELQFRDYALQEEIIRALDLLNYTKPTEVQSKVIPAALKGKDLIVKSQTGSGKTAAFAIPLCELADWEENKPQALVLTPTRELAAQIKEDVTNIGRFKRIKAVALFGKQPFAPQKIELSQKTHIVVGTPGRVFDHIERGTLPLGKIRTLVIDEADEMLSMGFIEQIEQIIQKLPAERVTMLFSATLPEAVRKLCRGYMSEPEEIEIAAGGLTTATIEHGLLEVKQAGKFALLCDLLTVENPDSCIIFCRTQDQVNALFRGMADLDYPVDKIHGGMVQDERFEVMNAFKRGQFRYLIATDVAARGIDIENITHVINYDIPMEKESYVHRTGRTARAGKSGKAITFVTPNEHKWVAEIEDYIGFSIPVTEAPAAEAVELAAPAFAQKLGIQPVRKKDRTEIMNQNITKLYFNGGKKKKLRAVDFVGTIAKLEGVTAEDIGIITIQDNVTYVDILNGKGPHVLRAMKDTTVKGKLLKVHIAKK